GGTGGCGAGATCACCGACTCGGCGAGCGAGGTGTGGGACTGGGCCGAGCTCGTGCTCAAGGTGAAGGAGCCCGTGTCCTCGGAGTACGGCCACCTGCGTGAGGGCCTGACGCTGTTCACCTATCTCCACCTTGCCGCTGATGAGGACCTCACCCGCGCACTGCTGAGCTCGGGTGCGACCGCGATCGCCTACGAGACGGTCCAACGACCTGACGGCTCGTTGCCGTTGCTGGCCCCGATGAGTGAGGTCGCCGGCCGGCTCGCCACCCAGGTCGGGGCCCATCATCTGATGCGCCCCTACCGCGGGCGCGGTCAGCTGCTCGGCGGCGTGCCCGGCTCCCCACGCGGGCGGGTGCTGATCATCGGCGGCGGCGTCGCCGGGGAGCAGGCCGCCACGATCGCCGTCGGGATGCAGGCGGAGGTGACCATCCTCGACCTCTCGCTGCCTCGCCTGCGTGAGCTGGACGCGCGCTTCGGCACGCGGATCAGCACCGCCCGCTCCAGCCCGTACGTCATCGCCGAGCAGGTCAGGGAAGCCGACCTCGTCATCGGTGCTGCCCTCGTCCCCGGTGCCCACGCGCCGACGCTGGTCACCGACGCGATGGTCGCCACCATGCGGCCGGGGTCGGTCCTGGTGGACATCGCCATCGACCAGGGTGGTTGCTTCGAGGGCTCGCGCCCGACCACCCACGACGATCCGGTGTTCGCCGTGCACGAGTGCCTCTACTACTGCGTGGCGAACATGCCGGGCGCGGTGCCGGTCACCTCCACGATCGCCCTGACGAACGCCACGCTCCCGTACGTGGCCGCCATCGCGGACGCGGGTTGGGGCGAGGCCGTCCGCGAGGACCCCGCGCTCGCGGCCGGGGTGAACGTGAGCGGCGGCAGGCTCGTCAACGCTGCGGTCGGGCAGGCGCACGACCTGCCGGCCGCACCGCTCTGAGCCGGCCGTCAGTCGTGCACGGCCGCCTCATGGCGAAGGTGGCCGACCGGTTCGATCTGGAACGTGCAGTGCCCGACGTCGAAGTGCCCCTCCAGGCACTCGGCCAGGCCGTCCAGGACCCGGCACTCGAGCTCGCGGTCGAGGTCGCCACCGGCCGCGACCACCACGTGCGCGGACAGCACCGGCACCCCGCTGGTGATCGTCCACGCGTGCAGGTCGTGCACGTCGACCACCTCCTCGACGGACGTGATGTGCTCGCGCACCCGGTCCAGATCGATCCCGCGCGGCGTGGACTCCAGCAGCACGTCGGCCACGTCCTTGAGCAGGGACAGGGCGCGCGGAAGGATCAGCAACCCGATGGCGAACGAGGCGAGCGCGTCGGCTCGGGCCCAGCCGGTGGTCATGAT
Above is a window of Ruania suaedae DNA encoding:
- the ald gene encoding alanine dehydrogenase; the encoded protein is MRIGVVTEVKNNENRVAATPAGVHELVGRGHRVRVQAGAGSGSSFEDETYARAGGEITDSASEVWDWAELVLKVKEPVSSEYGHLREGLTLFTYLHLAADEDLTRALLSSGATAIAYETVQRPDGSLPLLAPMSEVAGRLATQVGAHHLMRPYRGRGQLLGGVPGSPRGRVLIIGGGVAGEQAATIAVGMQAEVTILDLSLPRLRELDARFGTRISTARSSPYVIAEQVREADLVIGAALVPGAHAPTLVTDAMVATMRPGSVLVDIAIDQGGCFEGSRPTTHDDPVFAVHECLYYCVANMPGAVPVTSTIALTNATLPYVAAIADAGWGEAVREDPALAAGVNVSGGRLVNAAVGQAHDLPAAPL